In a genomic window of Jaculus jaculus isolate mJacJac1 chromosome 8, mJacJac1.mat.Y.cur, whole genome shotgun sequence:
- the Defb114 gene encoding beta-defensin 114, which translates to MHMFYYFLQFLISVTFIVPTTGALLNSEHSKLRGGSCERNCQEDEKQADICLSPRMTCCTER; encoded by the exons ATGCATATGTTTTACTATTTTCTCCAGTTCCTGATTTCTGTGACTTTCATTgtaccaa CCACAGGCGCCTTGCTGAATTCTGAACACTCCAAACTACGTGGAGGTTCCTGTGAGAGAAATTGTCAGGAAGATGAAAAGCAGGCTGATATTTGCCTCTCGCCACGTATGACTTGCTGCACTGAGAGATGA